One part of the Hyalangium gracile genome encodes these proteins:
- a CDS encoding putative zinc-binding metallopeptidase, translating into MLSSSQITFREKTLADPHEAADSPRRPEREALLQARIKDLKLHLKGTALERYIHQLYAELEAKGISFRPECYLSDQWGCPSGVPVIGLPFYLADPRLHSIEAELGGEAETEREILMYLRHEAGHAFNYAYKLYDTDEWRKIFGDYSKPYQENYKPQPFSRKYVVHISGWYAQKHPDEDFAETFAVWLTPGLDWARRYTGWGALKKLQYVDEVMKRLGRAPQLVQLAERDLDVEDMEETVLDHYRQRQLEERVELSLREHLDQDLLGLFEPPDTAPASAETLIRAERQSLIQSVTQYSGVGRPVVVALVDHLLERAVALRLAIHLDKTREYLTKLTSLVTALAMNYLYTDRFFEVD; encoded by the coding sequence ATGCTCTCTTCCTCCCAGATCACCTTCCGCGAAAAGACGCTGGCCGACCCGCACGAGGCGGCCGACTCACCACGCCGGCCCGAGCGCGAGGCGCTGCTCCAGGCGCGAATCAAGGACCTCAAGCTCCACCTCAAGGGCACGGCCCTGGAGCGCTACATCCACCAGCTCTACGCCGAGCTGGAGGCCAAGGGCATCTCCTTCCGGCCCGAGTGCTACCTGTCGGATCAGTGGGGCTGCCCGTCCGGAGTGCCGGTGATCGGGCTGCCGTTCTACCTGGCGGACCCTCGGCTGCACTCCATCGAGGCGGAGCTGGGCGGCGAGGCGGAGACGGAGCGCGAGATCCTCATGTACCTGCGCCACGAGGCCGGGCACGCGTTCAACTACGCCTACAAGCTCTACGACACGGACGAGTGGCGGAAGATCTTCGGGGACTACTCCAAGCCCTACCAGGAGAACTACAAGCCGCAGCCGTTCAGCCGCAAGTACGTGGTGCACATCAGCGGCTGGTACGCGCAGAAGCACCCGGACGAGGACTTCGCCGAGACGTTCGCCGTGTGGCTCACCCCGGGGCTGGACTGGGCCAGGCGGTACACGGGCTGGGGCGCGCTCAAGAAGCTCCAGTACGTGGACGAGGTGATGAAGCGCCTGGGCCGCGCGCCGCAGCTGGTGCAGCTGGCCGAGCGGGACCTCGACGTGGAGGACATGGAGGAGACGGTCCTCGATCACTACCGCCAGCGCCAGCTCGAGGAGCGCGTGGAGCTGTCCTTGCGCGAGCACCTGGACCAGGATCTGCTCGGGCTGTTCGAGCCGCCGGACACCGCGCCGGCCAGCGCGGAGACGCTCATTCGCGCCGAGCGCCAGTCCCTCATCCAGTCCGTCACCCAGTACAGCGGCGTGGGCCGCCCGGTGGTGGTGGCGCTGGTGGACCACCTGCTCGAGCGCGCCGTGGCGCTGCGGCTGGCCATCCACCTGGACAAGACGCGCGAGTACCTCACCAAGCTCACCTCACTGGTGACGGCGCTGGCGATGAACTACCTCTATACGGACCGCTTCTTCGAAGTGGACTGA